The following coding sequences are from one Parabacteroides pacaensis window:
- a CDS encoding potassium channel family protein, translating into MKYIIIGLGNLGKALAKDLARIGNDVIGVDINIARVDAMKQLISGAVSLDTTDEEALRTLPFKDVDAIYVTFGKDFGVSVQTVALLKSIGADKLIVRATSPIHETVIRAIGVSEVITPEEDFASMYVSHMLMGALFKQWYKITETHHLYKIVPPEIFIGQSLQNINIEEKFDLRLVAVERLLEVKNVLGVKRPSYQVIDHFTDAFVIEKDDILLLFGQLKDIEKIAELVKK; encoded by the coding sequence ATGAAGTATATTATTATTGGTTTGGGAAATTTGGGTAAAGCTCTTGCTAAAGACTTGGCACGTATCGGAAACGATGTAATCGGAGTAGATATTAATATTGCCCGTGTAGATGCGATGAAGCAACTTATTTCCGGCGCGGTTTCTTTGGATACGACAGACGAGGAAGCTCTCAGGACTCTTCCTTTTAAAGATGTTGACGCAATTTATGTTACCTTTGGTAAAGATTTTGGGGTTTCCGTTCAGACTGTAGCCTTATTAAAAAGTATAGGGGCAGATAAGTTGATTGTTCGTGCCACCTCTCCTATTCATGAAACGGTAATACGCGCTATCGGTGTAAGTGAAGTAATTACCCCGGAAGAGGATTTTGCGTCCATGTATGTTTCCCACATGTTAATGGGGGCATTATTTAAACAATGGTACAAAATTACGGAAACTCATCATTTATATAAAATTGTTCCTCCGGAGATTTTTATCGGACAATCTCTCCAGAATATTAATATAGAAGAGAAATTTGATTTGCGCCTTGTAGCCGTGGAAAGATTGTTAGAAGTAAAAAATGTACTGGGAGTAAAACGTCCTTCTTATCAAGTAATCGATCATTTTACCGATGCTTTTGTGATTGAAAAAGATGATATATTGCTTCTTTTCGGGCAATTGAAAGATATAGAAAAGATAGCCGAACTTGTAAAGAAATAA
- a CDS encoding C-GCAxxG-C-C family protein, with protein MKSFNIEDRVYLATELFGEGYNCAQSVFLAYADVFDLEMDLAKSLSVSFGGGIGRMREVCGTVSAMAMLAGLKYPVSDQKDMEARKQNYGIVQLMAELFKNKHQSLICRNLLPAAAAAKKDPAPSERTAEYYQKRPCVRYVADAARIAGQMLKGDLTLK; from the coding sequence ATGAAAAGTTTTAATATCGAAGACCGGGTATATCTTGCTACCGAATTATTTGGCGAAGGGTATAATTGTGCCCAGTCTGTATTTCTGGCTTATGCCGATGTTTTCGATCTGGAAATGGATTTGGCTAAAAGCCTTTCGGTCTCTTTTGGAGGCGGAATAGGACGCATGCGTGAAGTTTGCGGTACTGTAAGTGCTATGGCTATGCTGGCTGGACTAAAATACCCGGTTAGCGACCAAAAAGATATGGAGGCTAGAAAACAGAACTACGGTATTGTCCAGTTAATGGCAGAACTATTCAAAAATAAGCATCAATCGCTTATTTGCCGCAACCTTCTACCTGCAGCGGCAGCAGCCAAAAAAGACCCGGCTCCTTCCGAACGTACTGCCGAATATTATCAAAAACGCCCTTGTGTACGATATGTAGCGGATGCGGCTCGGATAGCGGGACAGATGTTAAAAGGAGACCTAACCTTAAAATAA
- the xylE gene encoding D-xylose transporter XylE has protein sequence MKNNTTYIFGITLVATLGGLLFGYDTAVISGTVESLRKFFIEPYNLPLDQANALEGFVVSSALIGCIIGASFAGWISQKFGRKPTLLLAAVLFLLSAIGSAWPELFIGMPGSGDHTYMNAFVFYRILGGVGVGLASMVSPMYIAEVAPADKRGNLVSWNQFAIIFGMLVVYFVNYSIALQGSAEWLHTIGWRWMFASEIIPALLFGLFLLFVPETPRYLVMRGKSEKAFYVLEHLVGEQDAKKELREIKESFQEKAPSLRPYYIFMGTWLIIFLIIYILLILVNNTNALEIALIVSFFTALIFPIRSFGAAIIITGVLLSCFQQFVGINVVLYYAPEIFKTMGAATDAALLQQIIVGAINLSFTVLAIFTVDKLGRRPLMITGALIMAVSMIILGSTFYSHSVGIGSLICMLVYTAGFAMSWGPVCWVLLAEIFPNSIRSIVMSIAVAGQWVANFLVSWTFPMLDKNQYLTDTFNHGMAYWIYGIMGILAALFIWKFVPETKGKSLEQMEKYWKK, from the coding sequence ATGAAAAATAATACTACTTATATTTTTGGAATAACTTTGGTAGCAACTTTAGGAGGACTACTTTTCGGATACGATACAGCTGTTATTTCCGGCACAGTAGAATCTCTCCGGAAATTCTTCATCGAACCTTATAACTTACCGTTAGACCAGGCAAATGCCTTGGAAGGTTTTGTAGTAAGTAGCGCTCTGATAGGATGTATTATCGGAGCTTCTTTTGCCGGATGGATCAGTCAGAAGTTCGGACGTAAACCGACATTATTACTAGCCGCAGTACTATTTTTACTCTCTGCTATTGGTTCTGCGTGGCCGGAACTTTTTATAGGGATGCCAGGAAGTGGCGACCATACATATATGAATGCTTTCGTTTTTTATCGGATACTTGGTGGTGTAGGTGTGGGGCTAGCCTCCATGGTTTCTCCTATGTATATTGCGGAAGTAGCACCTGCCGATAAACGGGGAAATCTAGTTTCGTGGAATCAATTCGCTATTATTTTCGGAATGCTGGTTGTTTATTTTGTCAATTACAGTATAGCTTTACAAGGAAGTGCCGAATGGTTGCATACCATCGGATGGAGATGGATGTTTGCATCTGAAATTATACCAGCTCTCTTGTTCGGGCTGTTTTTGCTATTCGTCCCGGAAACTCCACGTTATCTTGTAATGAGAGGAAAATCAGAAAAAGCTTTTTATGTGCTGGAACATTTGGTTGGCGAACAGGATGCCAAGAAAGAATTAAGAGAAATAAAAGAAAGTTTCCAAGAAAAAGCTCCCTCATTACGTCCCTATTACATATTTATGGGAACATGGCTGATTATATTCCTTATCATTTATATATTGTTGATACTAGTAAATAATACAAATGCACTGGAAATAGCATTAATAGTAAGCTTTTTTACTGCGCTTATTTTCCCGATCCGTTCATTCGGCGCAGCTATTATTATTACAGGAGTATTGCTCTCATGTTTTCAGCAGTTTGTAGGAATTAATGTGGTATTATATTATGCTCCTGAAATATTTAAAACCATGGGAGCAGCTACCGATGCTGCTTTATTACAACAAATAATAGTAGGTGCTATCAATCTTTCGTTTACAGTATTGGCAATTTTCACAGTAGATAAGTTAGGACGCCGTCCTTTAATGATAACGGGGGCATTGATTATGGCCGTTTCCATGATTATTTTGGGAAGTACATTTTATAGCCATTCGGTAGGAATAGGGTCGCTTATATGTATGTTAGTATATACTGCGGGCTTCGCTATGTCGTGGGGGCCTGTTTGTTGGGTACTATTAGCTGAAATATTTCCCAATTCGATCCGTTCTATCGTAATGAGTATTGCGGTAGCTGGACAATGGGTAGCCAATTTTCTTGTTTCCTGGACTTTCCCGATGCTTGATAAAAACCAATATCTTACCGACACATTCAATCATGGAATGGCCTATTGGATATACGGGATAATGGGAATCCTTGCTGCATTGTTTATCTGGAAGTTTGTTCCTGAAACAAAAGGAAAGTCTTTGGAGCAAATGGAAAAATATTGGAAAAAATAA
- a CDS encoding xylulokinase — MYLLGCDIGSSSVKASIVDAQTGQAVVSDFYPKEEAVINAPRLGWAEQDPAMWWEYLKNAVQGALTKGNIKGQEIGAIGISYQMHGLVVVDKNKQVLRPSIIWCDSRAVPYGDRAFKNIGEKHCLATLLNSPGNFTAAKLAWIKEYEPAIFEKIYKIMLPGDYAAMRMTGEIVTTVSGLSEGVFWDFQNNCISEDVMNYFGFSKSLIASVKPTFGNQGELTHSAAQELGLKKGTPVTYRAGDQPNNALSLNVLNPGEIAATGGTSGVVYGVNNHVAYDTLSRVNTFAHVNHTAENPRLGVLLCINGVGILNSWVKRNIAPAGITYNQLNDIAATIPIGSDGISILPFGNGAERMLQNRQIDCSIQGLNFNIHTNAHLARAAQEGIVFSFKYGMDIMNEMGIDIEVIRAGNANLFLSPIFRETLAGVTGTVIELYDTTGAVGAAIGAGIGAGIYTTAKEAFASLKKIDVIEPDGLKADKCVGAYEIWKERLEQILKQ; from the coding sequence ATGTATTTACTTGGTTGTGACATAGGAAGTTCATCAGTAAAAGCATCTATTGTAGATGCTCAGACCGGACAAGCGGTCGTATCTGATTTTTATCCGAAAGAAGAAGCTGTGATTAACGCTCCACGTCTTGGATGGGCAGAACAAGATCCTGCTATGTGGTGGGAATATTTGAAAAATGCTGTACAAGGTGCTTTAACGAAAGGTAACATAAAGGGGCAAGAGATAGGAGCCATAGGCATTTCTTATCAAATGCATGGTCTTGTGGTGGTAGATAAAAATAAACAAGTGTTACGACCTTCCATTATTTGGTGTGACAGCCGTGCTGTACCTTATGGAGACAGAGCATTCAAAAATATAGGGGAAAAGCATTGTCTGGCAACTCTTTTAAATTCTCCCGGTAATTTTACTGCTGCTAAACTCGCTTGGATAAAGGAATACGAACCTGCTATATTTGAAAAAATCTATAAAATTATGCTTCCGGGAGATTATGCCGCTATGCGTATGACGGGAGAAATTGTTACAACGGTTTCAGGTTTATCAGAAGGTGTTTTTTGGGATTTTCAGAATAATTGTATTTCGGAAGATGTAATGAATTACTTTGGCTTTAGTAAAAGTTTGATAGCTTCCGTAAAGCCTACATTCGGCAATCAAGGAGAATTAACTCATTCGGCTGCCCAGGAATTAGGGCTAAAAAAAGGCACTCCTGTAACTTATCGAGCCGGTGACCAGCCTAATAATGCACTTTCTCTCAATGTTTTGAATCCGGGAGAAATAGCTGCTACCGGCGGTACTTCGGGGGTTGTATATGGTGTAAACAATCACGTAGCATACGATACCCTTTCCAGGGTAAATACTTTTGCGCACGTAAATCATACAGCAGAGAACCCTCGTTTAGGCGTACTTTTATGTATCAATGGCGTTGGAATCCTTAATTCTTGGGTAAAACGGAATATTGCACCGGCAGGTATCACTTATAACCAGTTAAATGATATAGCCGCTACCATTCCGATCGGATCCGACGGAATTTCTATTTTACCCTTCGGTAACGGAGCTGAACGAATGCTACAAAACCGACAAATAGATTGTTCTATCCAAGGGCTGAATTTTAATATTCATACAAATGCTCATCTGGCTCGTGCGGCACAGGAAGGGATTGTTTTTTCTTTTAAGTACGGTATGGATATTATGAATGAAATGGGTATAGATATTGAAGTGATCCGCGCAGGCAATGCCAATTTATTCTTAAGTCCTATATTCCGGGAAACGTTGGCCGGTGTAACAGGAACCGTAATAGAACTCTATGATACCACAGGAGCGGTGGGAGCTGCCATCGGTGCTGGAATAGGGGCAGGCATTTATACTACTGCTAAAGAAGCTTTTGCGTCATTGAAAAAAATCGATGTAATAGAACCGGACGGGTTAAAAGCAGATAAATGTGTCGGAGCATATGAAATTTGGAAAGAACGGTTAGAACAAATTTTAAAGCAGTAA
- the xylA gene encoding xylose isomerase, producing MSIFTGEKEFFPEIGKIQFEGRDSKNPLSFRFYDENRLVMGKSMKDHLRFAMAYWHTLCAEGGDQFGGGTKEFPWNNASDPISRAKYKMDAAFEFMTKCSIPFYCFHDVDIVEEGPSLAEFEKRLHTMVDHAKCLQKEAGVKLLWGTANVFSHKRYMNGAATNPYFPAVACAGTQIKNAIDATIALGGENYVFWGGREGYMSLLNTNMKREKDHLAMMLTMARDYARKNGFQGTFLVEPKPMEPTKHQYDVDTETVIGFLRHYGLDKDFKVNIEVNHATLAGHTFEHELQAAADAGMLGSIDANRGDYQNGWDTDQFPVDIYELTQAWLVILEAGGFKTGGTNFDAKTRRNSTDLEDIFIAHIGGMDTFARALLAAADILEHSDYKKMRAERYASFDKGEGKAFEEGKLSLTDLQTIALRDGEPKQISGKQELYEMIINQYI from the coding sequence ATGAGTATCTTTACAGGTGAAAAAGAATTTTTTCCGGAGATAGGAAAAATTCAGTTTGAAGGTCGTGATTCCAAGAATCCTTTATCTTTCCGTTTTTATGATGAGAATCGTTTAGTAATGGGTAAATCTATGAAAGATCACCTGCGTTTTGCTATGGCTTATTGGCATACACTATGTGCAGAAGGAGGCGATCAATTCGGCGGTGGAACTAAAGAGTTTCCATGGAACAATGCTTCCGACCCGATTTCAAGAGCTAAATATAAAATGGATGCCGCTTTTGAATTTATGACAAAATGTAGTATTCCTTTTTACTGTTTTCATGATGTAGATATAGTAGAAGAAGGTCCTTCTTTGGCTGAATTTGAAAAAAGGCTACATACAATGGTCGATCATGCAAAATGCTTGCAAAAAGAGGCCGGAGTAAAATTATTATGGGGTACAGCAAACGTTTTTAGCCATAAACGGTATATGAATGGAGCTGCCACGAATCCTTATTTCCCGGCTGTAGCATGTGCTGGAACCCAAATTAAAAATGCAATTGATGCAACCATTGCTCTGGGAGGTGAAAACTATGTCTTTTGGGGTGGTCGTGAAGGATATATGAGTTTGCTCAATACTAACATGAAGCGTGAAAAAGATCATTTAGCGATGATGCTTACTATGGCTCGCGATTACGCTCGTAAAAACGGATTCCAAGGTACTTTTCTGGTTGAACCGAAGCCCATGGAACCTACTAAACATCAATATGATGTAGATACGGAAACGGTGATCGGTTTTCTACGCCATTATGGTCTGGATAAAGATTTTAAAGTAAACATTGAAGTAAATCATGCCACTTTAGCCGGCCATACCTTTGAACATGAACTTCAGGCTGCTGCTGATGCAGGTATGCTGGGTAGCATTGATGCTAACCGGGGAGATTATCAAAATGGTTGGGACACCGATCAATTCCCCGTGGATATTTATGAACTTACTCAAGCATGGTTGGTTATCCTGGAAGCTGGTGGATTTAAAACGGGAGGGACAAACTTTGATGCAAAAACACGTCGTAATTCAACCGATCTGGAAGATATATTTATAGCTCATATCGGAGGAATGGATACTTTTGCCCGTGCTTTATTAGCTGCTGCCGACATTTTGGAACACTCCGATTATAAAAAAATGCGTGCCGAACGATATGCTTCTTTTGATAAAGGCGAAGGAAAAGCCTTTGAAGAAGGTAAACTTAGTTTGACGGATTTACAGACTATCGCACTTCGTGACGGAGAACCCAAACAGATTAGTGGTAAGCAGGAATTATATGAAATGATTATTAATCAATATATTTGA
- the serB gene encoding phosphoserine phosphatase SerB, producing MTQENEIIMMSISGQDRPGVTAVLTEVLAKHNALILDIGQADIHNNLTLGILFQTCDNNSGEVLKDLLFKSYELNVNIKFNPITDEDYMNWVGLQGKNRYIITILGRKLTARQIASVAKIVADQGMNIDDIRRLTGRIPLDENERVPKASVEFSVRGTPRDREEMQMSFMQISAEQQMDISFQEDSMYRRMRRLICFDMDSTLIETEVIDELAIRAGVGDQVKAITESAMRGEIDFAESFEQRCALLKGLDVSVMQEIAENLPITEGVDRLMRILKKVGFKIAILSGGFTYFGNYLKQKYNIDYVYANELEIVDGKLTGRYIGDIVDGKRKAELLRLIAQVENVDIRQTVAVGDGANDLPMISIAGLGIAFHAKPKVKETAQQSISTIGLDGILYFLGYKDSYLDEKTY from the coding sequence ATGACACAAGAGAATGAAATTATAATGATGAGTATCTCCGGGCAAGACAGGCCCGGAGTTACTGCTGTTTTAACGGAGGTACTTGCCAAACATAATGCTCTGATTCTAGATATTGGTCAGGCGGATATCCATAATAATCTTACCTTAGGAATTTTGTTTCAGACATGTGATAATAATTCCGGTGAAGTATTAAAGGATTTATTATTCAAAAGTTACGAATTGAATGTAAATATTAAATTCAATCCGATTACGGATGAAGATTACATGAATTGGGTAGGGTTGCAAGGCAAAAACCGATACATTATTACTATTTTAGGTAGAAAGCTCACAGCCCGCCAGATTGCTTCTGTTGCTAAGATCGTTGCAGATCAAGGAATGAATATCGATGATATCCGCCGTTTAACCGGGCGTATTCCGCTGGATGAAAACGAGCGAGTCCCTAAAGCCAGCGTAGAATTTTCAGTTCGCGGAACTCCTCGCGATCGGGAAGAAATGCAAATGAGCTTTATGCAAATTTCTGCTGAACAACAAATGGATATTTCTTTTCAGGAAGACAGTATGTATCGCCGGATGCGTCGCCTTATTTGTTTTGATATGGATTCGACCTTGATCGAAACGGAAGTGATCGACGAATTGGCTATCCGTGCCGGTGTAGGTGATCAGGTGAAGGCTATTACGGAATCGGCTATGCGTGGAGAAATTGATTTTGCTGAAAGCTTTGAGCAACGATGTGCTTTGTTGAAAGGACTCGATGTCTCTGTCATGCAGGAAATTGCTGAGAATTTGCCTATTACGGAGGGTGTTGACCGCCTCATGCGCATTTTGAAAAAGGTAGGATTTAAAATTGCTATTCTTTCCGGAGGATTTACCTATTTTGGTAATTATCTTAAACAAAAATATAATATCGACTATGTATATGCTAACGAGTTAGAGATTGTAGATGGCAAATTGACCGGTCGTTATATAGGGGATATTGTAGATGGAAAGCGGAAAGCCGAATTGCTCCGGCTAATCGCTCAAGTGGAAAATGTAGACATCCGTCAGACGGTTGCCGTAGGAGATGGTGCGAACGATCTTCCGATGATTAGCATTGCCGGGCTAGGTATCGCTTTTCATGCCAAGCCAAAAGTAAAAGAAACTGCTCAACAGAGCATCTCTACGATTGGGTTAGACGGTATTCTTTATTTTTTGGGTTATAAAGATTCTTATTTAGACGAAAAAACATATTAA
- a CDS encoding TrkH family potassium uptake protein produces the protein MKTNKILFFYRINLPLIQELALFFAETLIIMASLASFFVLIYQFGFENTIWMSVQLDKLLYYILIAFFVGITIRYIVKFKDILQEKLLYLDIGLYIMIFTALFGRVFKNTLILHHLSFLSFLWYPIYSYVLIGIVSVIHLSRLTFMVMQSRIKPSLLFSFSFLFMIWVGTGLLMLPNATQEGIDFIDALFMAATSVCVTGLTPLDPSATFTEIGFLILMTLIQIGGIGVMTFTSFFALSFMGKSSFTSEMMLKDVLNENQLGGLFRAILKILGVTVLIEGIGVYLIYMQVRDTLPGGFHTEILFSIFHAISSFCNAGLSTLSGNLADPLVAHNYSLQFWIAILIIIGGLGFPIVFNYVKLVQHLIVNGFNILIGKQKHYIHRPHIINVYTYIVMLSTAILLVVGTGIYFFTEKDNTLAGMPFIGKLASSFFSAVTPRTAGFNIVNMNSLTTTTMLLLIILMVIGASPMSTAGGIKTTTVFVALMATVNVLRNKLPLEIFGREILPQNIRRALTIIILYVSWMFFAIFLLTFTEKRAPLFTLIFEVISALSTVGLSLDFTSRLTDFGKVIIIITMFIGRLGVYTFFLGLVKDSKRKNYTYPQENILM, from the coding sequence ATGAAGACGAATAAAATTCTTTTTTTTTACCGTATCAACTTGCCTCTTATACAAGAGTTGGCACTTTTTTTTGCTGAAACGCTTATTATAATGGCTTCATTGGCTTCATTCTTTGTGTTGATTTATCAATTTGGATTTGAGAATACAATCTGGATGAGTGTTCAACTGGATAAATTACTTTATTATATATTGATTGCTTTTTTCGTAGGCATCACAATTCGGTATATAGTTAAATTCAAAGACATTTTGCAAGAAAAATTACTTTATTTAGACATAGGTCTTTATATTATGATCTTTACTGCTTTATTTGGCCGGGTGTTTAAAAATACTCTTATTTTACATCATCTTTCTTTCCTATCGTTTTTGTGGTATCCTATTTATAGTTATGTGCTAATTGGAATAGTGAGCGTGATCCATTTATCTAGGTTAACATTTATGGTAATGCAAAGCCGGATAAAACCATCATTACTTTTTTCTTTCAGTTTCTTGTTTATGATATGGGTAGGAACCGGCTTATTAATGCTTCCCAATGCCACACAAGAAGGAATAGATTTTATCGATGCCTTATTTATGGCGGCAACTTCAGTTTGCGTAACCGGATTAACACCGTTAGATCCTTCTGCTACTTTCACGGAAATAGGTTTTCTTATTTTGATGACTTTGATACAAATCGGAGGGATCGGGGTAATGACTTTTACCAGTTTTTTTGCACTTTCTTTTATGGGAAAATCTTCTTTTACTAGCGAAATGATGCTAAAAGATGTATTGAATGAAAATCAATTAGGAGGATTATTCCGGGCTATTCTTAAAATTTTAGGAGTCACAGTCTTGATAGAAGGAATCGGTGTATATCTTATTTATATGCAAGTGCGGGATACATTGCCGGGAGGATTTCATACAGAAATCCTTTTCTCGATTTTTCATGCTATTTCCTCTTTTTGTAATGCCGGACTTTCTACGTTAAGCGGAAATCTTGCCGATCCGTTAGTAGCACATAATTATAGTTTACAATTTTGGATAGCTATATTGATTATTATCGGAGGACTGGGATTTCCTATCGTATTCAATTATGTTAAGTTGGTACAACATTTAATTGTAAATGGGTTTAATATATTAATAGGAAAACAGAAACATTACATCCATCGTCCCCATATCATAAATGTGTATACTTATATTGTAATGCTTTCTACTGCTATATTATTAGTAGTGGGAACTGGTATTTACTTCTTTACGGAAAAAGATAATACTTTGGCCGGAATGCCTTTTATAGGAAAATTGGCTAGTTCTTTTTTCAGCGCAGTAACCCCTCGTACTGCCGGGTTCAATATTGTGAATATGAACAGTCTTACTACCACTACCATGTTATTACTTATTATTTTAATGGTAATAGGTGCCTCTCCTATGTCTACGGCAGGAGGTATTAAAACAACCACTGTTTTTGTGGCTTTGATGGCTACGGTAAACGTATTGCGAAACAAATTGCCTCTGGAAATATTCGGACGTGAGATATTACCCCAGAATATACGTCGGGCATTAACCATTATCATATTGTATGTTTCCTGGATGTTCTTTGCTATTTTTTTACTAACATTCACAGAGAAACGTGCTCCACTATTTACTTTGATTTTCGAGGTTATTTCCGCATTAAGTACCGTAGGACTGTCTTTGGATTTTACTTCTCGTTTAACTGATTTCGGTAAAGTTATTATTATTATTACCATGTTCATCGGACGATTGGGTGTATATACTTTCTTCCTGGGGTTAGTAAAAGATTCCAAACGGAAAAATTATACTTATCCCCAAGAAAATATTCTCATGTAG
- a CDS encoding NrtR DNA-binding winged helix domain-containing protein has translation MKAQEENTEMLYSHVSVDCVLLGFDEDKLCVLLVERAGAPDGSTDFKLPGSLIYEHEDLDTAANRVLAETTGIKRMRLKQFRSFGSPTRTANPADMQWLQNALKLNIRRIVTIAYLSLCKIYKKSSLAGRYKSTKWFPIENIPRNLPFDHNQIIEEALKEMRRWVESEPSIVFEFLPLRFTAYQLRRIYEVIYNRKMDVRNFHKKMNTLSYIIPLDEWEEDVSHRAARYYRFDKVKYNQQRSRFNKN, from the coding sequence ATGAAAGCACAAGAAGAAAATACTGAAATGCTGTATTCCCACGTTTCTGTAGATTGCGTATTATTAGGTTTTGATGAAGATAAATTATGCGTGTTGTTAGTTGAACGTGCCGGCGCACCCGACGGTAGCACAGATTTTAAACTACCCGGTAGTCTTATTTATGAACATGAAGATTTAGATACGGCAGCAAACCGGGTACTGGCAGAAACCACAGGAATTAAACGAATGCGTCTAAAACAGTTTCGTAGCTTCGGTTCTCCTACACGTACGGCAAATCCGGCAGATATGCAATGGCTCCAAAATGCATTAAAACTTAACATAAGAAGGATTGTAACGATTGCTTACCTTTCTTTATGTAAGATTTATAAAAAGTCATCCCTAGCCGGAAGATACAAATCGACAAAATGGTTTCCGATAGAAAACATTCCGAGAAATCTGCCTTTCGATCATAATCAGATTATAGAAGAAGCCTTGAAAGAAATGCGGCGCTGGGTGGAAAGCGAGCCCTCTATCGTCTTTGAATTTTTACCGTTACGCTTTACTGCTTACCAATTACGCCGTATATACGAAGTGATCTATAATCGAAAAATGGATGTCCGTAATTTTCATAAAAAGATGAATACACTTTCTTACATTATTCCTCTTGACGAATGGGAAGAAGACGTTTCTCACCGGGCGGCCCGTTACTACAGGTTTGATAAAGTAAAATATAATCAACAACGCTCCAGGTTTAATAAGAATTAA
- a CDS encoding Dabb family protein, with product MVRHIVMFKLIPFATPAEKQTKLNEIKTALEALKGKIDVLRMIRVDFNCNPAEAYDLILTTELDTLADVNTYATHPEHVAVSKGLIGPVKADRACVDYEF from the coding sequence ATGGTACGACACATTGTAATGTTCAAACTTATTCCTTTTGCTACACCTGCGGAAAAACAAACTAAATTGAACGAAATCAAAACGGCGCTGGAAGCATTGAAAGGTAAAATCGATGTTTTACGTATGATCCGGGTAGATTTTAATTGCAACCCTGCTGAGGCTTACGATTTGATTTTGACTACCGAACTGGATACGTTAGCTGATGTAAATACTTATGCTACTCATCCGGAGCATGTAGCAGTATCAAAAGGTCTTATCGGACCGGTAAAGGCAGATAGAGCATGCGTAGACTATGAGTTTTAA
- the mtgA gene encoding monofunctional biosynthetic peptidoglycan transglycosylase: MKFLKRILIWIRNIFLFLFIFSVLIVVVYKFVPVYYTPIMFIRLYEQAKEGKKMKLEHQWVPLSQISQSLVQAVVASEDNLFLDHNGFDFTQIQKAREEAEKGKRLRGASTISQQTAKNVFLWPHRSFVRKGLEAYFTLLIELIWGKKRIMEVYLNSIEMGDGIYGAEAVAKAHFSKKAFQLTQGESALIAASLPNPIRFNSGKPSPYLLKRKAKIISLMGKLLKIKMGYDPSVENKYNRKNKKNNK; the protein is encoded by the coding sequence ATGAAATTTTTGAAACGCATACTTATTTGGATCAGAAATATATTTCTTTTTTTATTCATTTTTAGTGTATTAATAGTAGTGGTATATAAATTTGTACCGGTTTATTATACCCCTATCATGTTTATTCGATTATATGAACAGGCTAAAGAAGGTAAAAAAATGAAATTAGAACATCAGTGGGTCCCACTTAGCCAGATTTCCCAATCTCTGGTACAAGCAGTTGTTGCTTCTGAAGATAATTTATTTTTAGATCATAATGGTTTCGATTTTACACAAATTCAAAAGGCTAGGGAAGAGGCAGAAAAAGGAAAAAGGTTGAGGGGGGCCAGTACCATATCCCAGCAAACGGCAAAAAATGTTTTCTTGTGGCCACATCGTTCATTTGTGCGGAAAGGTTTGGAAGCTTACTTTACATTACTGATTGAACTTATCTGGGGAAAAAAGCGAATTATGGAAGTATACTTAAATTCAATAGAAATGGGAGATGGCATTTATGGAGCCGAAGCCGTAGCCAAAGCTCATTTCAGCAAAAAAGCTTTCCAGCTCACTCAGGGAGAAAGTGCTTTAATTGCGGCAAGTTTACCTAATCCGATTCGTTTCAATTCCGGTAAACCATCTCCTTATTTATTGAAACGTAAAGCTAAAATTATATCCTTGATGGGTAAACTTCTTAAGATAAAAATGGGTTATGATCCCAGTGTAGAGAACAAATACAACAGAAAAAACAAAAAGAACAACAAATGA